In a single window of the Arachis hypogaea cultivar Tifrunner chromosome 6, arahy.Tifrunner.gnm2.J5K5, whole genome shotgun sequence genome:
- the LOC112697181 gene encoding scopoletin glucosyltransferase, which translates to MGRESYSLHIFFFPFLSHGHMIPMVDMAKLFASRGVKSTIVTTPVNASLISKAIGKSKTHNNNNIHIETIEFPCSKAGLPEGCENGDLIPSPDKFPVFFLATRLLQEPFEKLLLQHKPDCVVADVFFPWATDSASMVGIPRIVFNGTGLFSMCAIECMRLYEPQKNVSSDSEPFVIPNLPGEIKMLRTQLPPASITGETNPLTEFFKEANESEGECYGVVVNSFYELESVYADYSRNGLGRKAWLIGPLSLCNKDTEEKSQRGKDASIDENECLKWLDTKKPNSVVYICFGSIANFEDSQLREIALGLEASGQDFIWVVKNNKKEGESKEEWLLEGFEKRMEGTGLIIRGWAPQVLILGHQAIGAFVTHCGWNSTLEGVAAGVPMVTWPMGAEQFYNEKLVTEVLKIGVPVGVKKWARMDKVSVEWEAIEKAVKKIMVGEETEEMRMKANVLSQLANAAVENGGSSYSDLGALIHELLSLRH; encoded by the coding sequence ATGGGTAGGGAATCTTATTCCCTACACATATTCTTCTTCCCTTTCCTGTCTCATGGCCACATGATCCCAATGGTTGACATGGCCAAACTCTTCGCTTCAAGAGGGGTCAAGTCCACCATAGTCACCACCCCAGTAAACGCATCTCTCATCTCCAAAGCCATAGGCAAGTCCAAAActcacaacaacaacaatatccACATAGAAACCATCGAGTTTCCATGTTCTAAAGCTGGTTTACCAGAAGGGTGCGAAAATGGAGACTTAATCCCTTCGCCGGATAAATTTCCTGTGTTCTTTTTAGCTACCAGGTTGCTTCAAGAGCCATTCGAGAAGCTATTGCTTCAGCATAAACCTGATTGTGTCGTTGCTGATGTGTTCTTCCCTTGGGCTACTGATTCTGCTTCCATGGTTGGAATTCCCAGGATTGTGTTTAACGGGACTGGTCTTTTCTCCATGTGTGCTATCGAATGTATGAGACTCTATGAGCCGCAAAAGAATGTTTCTTCAGATTCGGAACCCTTTGTGATTCCCAATCTACCTGGCGAGATTAAAATGTTGAGGACGCAGTTGCCGCCTGCTTCGATCACCGGTGAAACAAACCCACTGACTGAATTCTTTAAGGAAGCCAATGAATCAGAGGGGGAGTGCTATGGCGTGGTTGTTAACAGCTTCTACGAACTCGAGAGCGTTTATGCAGATTATTCCAGGAATGGGCttggaagaaaagcgtggcttatTGGTCCTCTTTCTCTTTGCAATAAAGATACTGAAGAGAAATCTCAAAGAGGAAAAGATGCATCTATTGATGAAAACGAGTGTTTGAAGTGGCTCGACACAAAGAAGCCCAATTCAGTTGTGTATATTTGCTTCGGAAGTATAGCGAACTTTGAAGATTCTCAGCTTAGAGAAATTGCTTTGGGTCTTGAGGCTTCAGGGCAAGATTTCATTTGggtggtgaaaaacaacaagaaaGAGGGAGAATCTAAGGAGGAATGGCTTCTGGAAGGGTTCGAGAAAAGAATGGAAGGAACGGGACTAATCATAAGAGGTTGGGCGCCACAAGTGTTGATTCTTGGGCACCAAGCAATAGGAGCGTTTGTAACGCATTGTGGTTGGAATTCGACTTTGGAAGGAGTGGCTGCTGGGGTGCCAATGGTAACTTGGCCTATGGGGGCAGAGCAATTTTACAATGAGAAATTGGTGACTGAGGTTCTTAAGATTGGTGTGCCTGTTGGTGTAAAAAAATGGGCAAGAATGGATAAGGTTAGTGTTGAATGGGAGGCAATAGAGAAGGCTGTGAAGAAGATAATGGTAGGAGAAGAAACAGAGGAAATGAGAATGAAGGCGAACGTGTTGTCACAGTTGGCTAACGCTGCTGTTGAAAATGGAGGATCATCATACTCTGATTTGGGTGCACTCATTCATGAGTTGCTTTCCCTGAGGCATTGA